AAAACTCACACAATTGATGCTAGATAACAATCAACATGTGGTTGCACTTGTACGCGATAAAAGCAAACTATCAGATATTCATGATGACAAACTATCAATTATTGAAGAGGATCTTAACAAAGACTTTGAACATGCTTTCAAACACTGTGAAAATGTTGTTTTTGCGGCGGGCTCTGGCGGTCACACTGGCGTAGATAAAACCATACTGATAGATTTATGGGCAGCCTGCAGAGCAGCCGATTATGCAAAAAATAACGATGTGAAGCATTTTACTATGGTCAGTTCGATTGGTGCAGACGCACCATCAGAGGGGCCTGAAAATATGCACCCCTATTTAGTGGCAAAACACATGGCAGATGAACATCTAATACACAGTGGCTTACATTATTCAATTATACGCCCGGGATCGCTCACCAATGACACAGGTAAAGGCAAGTTTACTAATCAGCGACCAGAGCAAAAAGAACAAGCCACAATCACGCGCGATGACGTGGCTAAAGCACTGTTATTTTCTGTGAAAAATCCACCTAAGAAAAGCACTATTACGGAAATTTTTAACGGTAGTAAAAGTATTGATGAAG
Above is a genomic segment from Psychromonas sp. L1A2 containing:
- a CDS encoding SDR family oxidoreductase, whose product is MKQTLIIGASGQIGKKLTQLMLDNNQHVVALVRDKSKLSDIHDDKLSIIEEDLNKDFEHAFKHCENVVFAAGSGGHTGVDKTILIDLWAACRAADYAKNNDVKHFTMVSSIGADAPSEGPENMHPYLVAKHMADEHLIHSGLHYSIIRPGSLTNDTGKGKFTNQRPEQKEQATITRDDVAKALLFSVKNPPKKSTITEIFNGSKSIDEVLPS